The following coding sequences lie in one Pseudomonas svalbardensis genomic window:
- a CDS encoding 1-aminocyclopropane-1-carboxylate deaminase/D-cysteine desulfhydrase → MLLPPNDWLPQAPLQPLQFDWLTSAGIEVGILRLDQIDPLISGNKWFKLIEHLKAADLIGAKGIISLGGAHSNHLHALAAAGKRFGFRTVGLLRGHPQETPTVKDLQAFGMQLHWLGYGGYRARHEPGFWLPWQAQYPDLHPVPEGGGGLQGARGCMPLRAMVSEQLNGLGWSDYEGWWLACGTGTTLAGLVLAEAGEHPVYGALAVPDDHGVAQHVDSIVREAGLHNRAYELFDASRGGFAKVDPLLLEFIDQTEQACGIPLEPLYTGKALLALKQQVEAGRLEKGTRLIFIHTGGLQGRRGFQ, encoded by the coding sequence ATGCTTCTCCCGCCCAACGACTGGCTACCCCAAGCCCCGCTGCAACCCCTGCAATTCGACTGGCTCACCTCAGCCGGCATCGAAGTCGGGATCCTGCGCCTCGACCAGATCGACCCTCTGATCAGCGGCAACAAGTGGTTCAAACTCATCGAGCACCTGAAAGCCGCTGACCTGATTGGTGCCAAAGGCATCATCAGTCTGGGCGGTGCCCACTCCAATCATCTGCATGCACTGGCCGCCGCGGGCAAACGTTTCGGTTTTCGCACCGTTGGCCTGCTGCGTGGTCATCCGCAAGAAACGCCAACGGTAAAAGACTTGCAGGCGTTCGGTATGCAGCTGCATTGGCTCGGTTATGGCGGTTATCGAGCGCGGCACGAGCCGGGTTTCTGGTTGCCATGGCAGGCGCAGTATCCCGATCTGCATCCGGTGCCGGAAGGTGGCGGTGGTTTACAGGGCGCCAGGGGCTGCATGCCGCTGAGGGCAATGGTCAGCGAGCAACTGAACGGTCTTGGCTGGAGTGACTACGAAGGTTGGTGGCTGGCCTGCGGAACGGGCACCACCCTGGCTGGTCTGGTGCTGGCCGAAGCAGGTGAACATCCGGTGTATGGCGCGCTGGCGGTGCCCGACGATCATGGGGTTGCGCAGCACGTCGATTCGATCGTGCGGGAGGCGGGTTTACACAATCGCGCTTATGAATTGTTCGACGCCAGCCGTGGCGGCTTTGCCAAAGTCGATCCGCTGTTGCTCGAGTTCATCGATCAGACCGAACAGGCCTGCGGCATTCCCCTTGAACCGCTGTATACCGGCAAAGCCCTGTTGGCGCTCAAGCAGCAAGTAGAAGCGGGAAGATTGGAAAAGGGCACGCGCCTGATCTTCATCCATACCGGCGGTTTGCAGGGCCGCCGGGGTTTCCAGTGA
- a CDS encoding oxidoreductase translates to MAAAHYPHLLAPLDLGFTTLRNRTLMGSMHTGLEEKPGGFERMAAYFAERARGGVGLMVTGGIGPNDEGGVYSGAAKLTTEEEALKHRIVTRAVHEAGGKICMQILHAGRYAYSPKQVAPSAIQAPINPFKPKELDEEGIEKQISDFVTCSTLAQQAEYDGVEIMGSEGYFINQFLAAHTNHRTDRWGGSYENRMRLPVEIVRRVREAVGPNFIIIFRLSMLDLVEGGSSWEEIVTLAKAIEQAGATIINTGIGWHEARIPTIATKVPRGAFSKVTAKLRGSVNIPLITTNRINTPEVAEQILAEGDADMVSMARPFLADPDFVNKAAEGRADEINTCIGCNQACLDHTFGGKLTSCLVNPRACHETELNYLPVQQIKKIAVVGAGPAGLSAATVAAERGHQVTLFDSASEIGGQFNIAKRVPGKEEFFETLRYFNRKLQTTHVEVCLNTRVDVAKLVEGGYDEIILATGIAPRTPAIPGVENAKVLSYLDVILERKPVGKRVAVIGAGGIGFDVSEFLVHQGVATSQNREAFWKEWGIDTHLEARGGVAGIKAEPHAPAREVFLLQRKKSKVGDGLGKTTGWIHRTGLKNKQVQMLNSVEYLKIDDEGLHIRIGETGEPQVLPVDNIVICAGQDPLRELHEGLVAAGQNVHLIGGADVAAELDAKRAINQGSRLAAEL, encoded by the coding sequence ATGGCCGCCGCTCATTACCCGCACCTGTTGGCCCCGCTGGACCTGGGTTTTACCACGCTGCGCAATCGTACCCTGATGGGTTCGATGCACACCGGTCTTGAGGAAAAGCCCGGCGGTTTCGAGCGCATGGCGGCGTACTTCGCCGAACGTGCCCGTGGCGGCGTTGGCCTGATGGTCACCGGCGGTATTGGCCCGAACGACGAGGGTGGGGTGTACTCCGGCGCGGCCAAACTGACCACCGAGGAAGAAGCGCTCAAGCACCGCATCGTCACCCGCGCAGTGCACGAGGCGGGCGGCAAGATCTGCATGCAGATCCTTCACGCCGGGCGTTATGCCTACAGCCCGAAACAGGTCGCGCCAAGCGCCATTCAGGCCCCCATCAACCCGTTCAAGCCTAAAGAGCTGGACGAGGAAGGCATCGAGAAGCAGATCAGCGATTTCGTCACCTGTTCGACCCTGGCGCAACAGGCCGAGTACGACGGCGTCGAGATCATGGGCTCCGAAGGTTATTTCATTAACCAGTTCCTCGCCGCCCATACCAACCACCGTACTGACCGCTGGGGCGGCAGCTATGAAAACCGCATGCGCCTGCCGGTGGAAATCGTCCGCCGGGTGCGCGAAGCGGTAGGCCCGAATTTCATTATTATCTTCCGCCTGTCGATGCTCGATCTGGTGGAAGGTGGTAGCAGCTGGGAAGAAATCGTGACGCTGGCCAAGGCCATCGAGCAGGCCGGCGCGACCATCATCAACACCGGCATCGGCTGGCACGAAGCGCGGATCCCGACCATTGCCACCAAAGTGCCGCGCGGTGCGTTCAGCAAAGTCACGGCCAAGCTGCGTGGCTCGGTGAACATTCCGCTGATCACCACCAACCGTATCAACACCCCGGAAGTGGCCGAGCAGATTCTGGCCGAAGGCGATGCCGACATGGTCTCCATGGCGCGGCCGTTCCTCGCCGACCCGGACTTCGTCAACAAGGCCGCTGAAGGTCGTGCCGATGAAATCAACACCTGCATCGGTTGCAACCAGGCCTGCCTGGACCACACCTTCGGCGGCAAGTTGACCAGTTGCCTGGTGAACCCGCGCGCCTGTCACGAAACCGAACTCAATTACCTGCCGGTGCAGCAGATCAAGAAAATCGCGGTGGTCGGTGCCGGTCCAGCAGGTTTGTCCGCGGCGACCGTGGCGGCTGAGCGTGGTCATCAGGTGACGCTGTTTGATTCGGCGAGTGAAATCGGTGGTCAGTTCAACATCGCCAAGCGTGTGCCGGGCAAGGAAGAGTTCTTCGAAACCCTGCGCTACTTCAACCGTAAACTGCAGACCACACACGTTGAGGTGTGCCTGAACACCCGTGTCGACGTGGCGAAACTGGTTGAGGGCGGTTACGACGAGATCATTCTCGCGACCGGCATCGCTCCAAGAACCCCGGCGATTCCGGGTGTCGAGAACGCCAAGGTGCTGAGCTACCTGGACGTGATCCTTGAGCGCAAACCGGTGGGCAAACGCGTCGCGGTGATTGGTGCCGGTGGTATCGGATTCGATGTCTCGGAGTTCCTGGTTCATCAGGGCGTGGCCACCAGCCAGAATCGCGAGGCGTTCTGGAAGGAGTGGGGCATCGATACGCATCTGGAAGCGCGCGGCGGTGTCGCCGGCATCAAGGCTGAGCCTCATGCACCGGCGCGTGAAGTGTTCCTGCTGCAGCGCAAGAAATCCAAGGTCGGTGATGGCCTCGGTAAAACCACGGGCTGGATTCACCGCACCGGTCTGAAAAACAAGCAGGTGCAGATGCTCAACAGCGTCGAGTACCTGAAGATCGACGACGAAGGTTTGCACATCCGCATCGGTGAAACCGGCGAGCCGCAAGTGCTGCCGGTGGACAACATCGTGATCTGCGCCGGGCAGGATCCGCTGCGTGAATTGCACGAGGGTCTGGTGGCGGCCGGGCAGAACGTGCATTTGATTGGCGGCGCGGATGTAGCGGCTGAATTGGATGCCAAGCGCGCGATCAACCAAGGGTCCCGGTTGGCTGCTGAGTTGTAA
- a CDS encoding carbon-nitrogen hydrolase family protein, whose protein sequence is MRKLLYLTFSMALIAALTTYAMWAADRPVGHYLSDLRINLAVDQGTPADRGNLLGIQPELFPTDYQSPERLHRKLAAYLQKAQDQGLLNEKTIVVLPEHVGTWLMVSGEKDELYQATTLKEAMNWLAVSNPLKFVRALISAKGEKRLDDAHLRMKAKGMAKDYQALFGGLAKEFHVTLVAGSIVLPDPSVIDGTLKIGRGALYNSSVVFGRDGLPIGQPQRQMHPIFAEHDVIAANGEHTLNVVDTPAGRLGVLIGSDSWYPDNYRKLDDQGAQFVAVPAFVVGRGTWDKPWRGYKGLSTPGSVSLKAGELSEGQAWHRLTLTAQPPSSQAIAGMSVFLRGQFWDQGSAGQSFLSSNGQQFADGNARGARLLNLWL, encoded by the coding sequence ATGCGCAAACTTCTGTATTTGACCTTCTCCATGGCATTGATTGCCGCCCTTACGACCTACGCCATGTGGGCCGCGGACCGTCCGGTGGGTCATTACCTGTCGGACCTGCGCATCAACCTCGCGGTCGACCAAGGCACACCCGCCGATCGCGGCAACTTGCTGGGCATCCAGCCCGAGCTGTTTCCCACCGACTATCAAAGCCCCGAGCGCTTGCACCGCAAGCTGGCGGCCTATTTGCAGAAGGCCCAGGACCAGGGCCTGCTGAACGAAAAAACCATCGTCGTCCTGCCCGAACATGTCGGCACCTGGTTGATGGTCAGCGGCGAGAAAGATGAGCTGTACCAGGCGACCACGCTCAAGGAAGCCATGAACTGGCTGGCGGTCAGTAACCCACTGAAGTTCGTCCGCGCACTGATCAGCGCCAAGGGCGAAAAACGTCTGGACGATGCGCACCTGCGCATGAAGGCCAAAGGCATGGCCAAGGACTACCAGGCGCTGTTTGGTGGTCTGGCGAAAGAATTCCACGTGACGTTGGTGGCGGGCTCCATCGTGCTACCCGACCCCAGCGTCATCGACGGCACCCTGAAAATCGGCCGCGGCGCGTTGTACAACAGCAGCGTGGTGTTCGGTCGCGATGGCCTGCCGATCGGCCAACCCCAGCGCCAGATGCACCCGATTTTCGCTGAACATGATGTCATCGCCGCCAATGGCGAGCATACGCTCAACGTCGTCGACACCCCGGCCGGACGCCTGGGCGTGCTGATCGGCAGCGACAGCTGGTACCCGGACAATTACCGCAAGCTCGACGACCAGGGTGCGCAGTTCGTCGCAGTCCCGGCGTTTGTGGTCGGGCGCGGCACCTGGGACAAACCGTGGCGCGGTTACAAGGGGCTGTCGACGCCTGGCTCGGTCAGTCTCAAGGCCGGCGAGCTCAGCGAAGGCCAGGCCTGGCATCGTCTGACACTTACCGCTCAACCGCCCAGCAGCCAGGCAATCGCCGGCATGAGCGTGTTCCTGCGCGGTCAGTTCTGGGATCAGGGCAGCGCCGGTCAAAGTTTTCTCAGCAGCAATGGGCAGCAGTTCGCCGACGGCAATGCACGTGGCGCGCGTTTGCTGAACCTCTGGTTGTAA
- a CDS encoding AraC family transcriptional regulator: protein MKPLPMRLGDLSVGFVHSLADAVRSHGVDPQPLLEQYGLDAARLSEASARLSIPRYMRLGHSAIQLTDNPALGLRMGQLSRLSQVGLAGVTAAQAPTVREAARCLIRFEALYGSNYRGQSSFHEDAQGAWLRFYSISPYNAYNRFVVDSIIAGWLQQLSSISPARLRAERIEIEFEEPNYRTAYEVLGDCPIQFGCEHNQLRLSLASLAQRNPEHCPSTWRHLLQLCERELEQLTRTRSLRERITQLLGPLLNGGREPDLEEVAARLKLPTWTLRRKLAEEGTQFRAILNDTRRDLAMTYIRDTELAFGEIAYLLGFASAEAFQRAFKRWSGQTPGEFRRSHRQSA from the coding sequence ATGAAACCGTTGCCGATGCGCCTCGGCGATCTGTCGGTGGGCTTTGTTCATAGCCTGGCCGACGCCGTGCGCAGCCACGGTGTAGACCCTCAGCCACTGCTCGAACAATACGGCCTCGACGCGGCTCGCCTGAGCGAAGCGAGCGCCCGGCTCTCGATCCCGCGCTACATGCGCCTGGGCCACAGCGCCATTCAACTGACCGACAACCCGGCACTTGGCTTGCGCATGGGTCAGCTCAGTCGCCTGAGCCAGGTCGGCCTGGCCGGGGTCACCGCCGCTCAGGCGCCAACGGTGCGAGAAGCCGCGCGGTGCCTGATTCGCTTCGAAGCCTTGTATGGCTCCAACTATCGCGGTCAATCGAGCTTTCACGAAGACGCACAAGGCGCCTGGCTGCGGTTTTATTCCATCAGCCCTTACAACGCCTACAACCGCTTCGTGGTGGATTCGATCATCGCGGGCTGGTTGCAGCAATTGTCCAGCATAAGCCCTGCCCGGTTGCGGGCCGAACGCATCGAGATCGAGTTCGAAGAGCCAAATTACCGCACGGCTTATGAAGTGCTGGGCGACTGCCCGATCCAGTTTGGCTGCGAGCACAATCAACTGCGCTTGAGCCTTGCCAGCCTCGCCCAGCGCAACCCGGAACACTGCCCGAGCACCTGGCGACACTTGCTGCAACTGTGTGAGCGGGAACTGGAGCAGCTGACACGTACCCGCAGCCTGCGTGAACGCATCACTCAGTTACTGGGGCCATTGCTCAATGGTGGCCGGGAACCCGACCTGGAAGAAGTGGCGGCACGCCTGAAGCTGCCGACCTGGACCTTGCGGCGCAAACTCGCCGAGGAAGGCACGCAGTTTCGCGCGATCCTCAATGACACGCGTCGCGACCTGGCCATGACCTACATCCGCGATACCGAACTGGCGTTCGGAGAAATCGCCTACCTGCTGGGCTTTGCCTCAGCCGAAGCCTTTCAACGGGCCTTCAAACGCTGGAGCGGCCAGACTCCCGGCGAGTTTCGCCGCAGTCATCGCCAATCCGCTTGA
- a CDS encoding DUF2242 domain-containing protein, with amino-acid sequence MFKSFPMRVAGLALVLAAAAGCSSKKAPIYEHENFDDSGTFSRSYPVTDAQTCEAARRALLSQGYIITSSDPKLVSGHKSFQQTGESHLEISFSVVCADDGSEGLHATMFANALQDRYALKKTNNSASVGVGVLGSVSMPIGSSDDSMVKVASETVSSPKFYERFFTLVELFLPPEAKKAAHIKEKPKPDLGVPEAKAAPAPLVPTPAPAAEPAPAPAEAAPAASEPVAPPPEAAPIAPAENGEPASTTETVTPPPQSSLPPPTEPISAIPVSGQ; translated from the coding sequence ATGTTTAAATCATTTCCCATGCGTGTTGCCGGGCTGGCATTGGTGCTGGCCGCCGCTGCCGGCTGCTCGTCGAAGAAAGCCCCTATCTATGAGCATGAGAATTTCGATGACTCCGGAACGTTTTCGCGCAGCTACCCGGTGACGGATGCGCAGACGTGCGAAGCCGCCCGTCGGGCGTTGCTCAGCCAAGGCTACATCATCACCAGCTCCGACCCGAAACTGGTCAGCGGACACAAAAGCTTCCAGCAGACCGGCGAGAGCCACTTGGAGATCAGCTTCAGTGTGGTCTGTGCCGATGATGGTAGTGAGGGGCTCCACGCGACGATGTTCGCCAACGCCCTGCAGGACCGTTATGCGCTGAAGAAGACCAACAACTCCGCCAGCGTTGGTGTAGGCGTGCTGGGTTCTGTGTCGATGCCGATCGGCTCGTCCGACGACTCGATGGTCAAGGTTGCCAGCGAAACCGTATCGTCGCCCAAGTTCTACGAGCGTTTCTTCACCCTGGTCGAGTTGTTCCTGCCGCCGGAAGCGAAAAAGGCCGCGCACATCAAGGAGAAGCCGAAACCTGATCTCGGCGTGCCTGAAGCCAAGGCCGCACCGGCTCCGTTGGTGCCGACCCCGGCACCTGCGGCAGAACCTGCGCCGGCGCCTGCCGAAGCTGCTCCAGCAGCCTCTGAGCCGGTTGCACCGCCGCCTGAAGCCGCTCCGATTGCTCCGGCCGAGAACGGCGAGCCGGCATCGACCACGGAAACGGTCACTCCGCCGCCCCAATCAAGCCTGCCTCCACCCACCGAGCCTATTTCGGCCATTCCTGTATCAGGACAGTAA
- a CDS encoding SurA N-terminal domain-containing protein, whose product MLQNIRDNSQGWIAKTIIGIIVVLMAFTGIEAIFQATTNSQDAAKVNGEEISQNELSQAVDMQRRQLMQQLGKDFDASLLDEKMLRESALKGLIDRKLLLQGAENSKFAFSEAALDQVILQTPEFQVDGKFSPERFDQVIRQLGYSRMQFRQMLAQEMLIGQLRAGLAGSGFVTDAQVLAFARLEKQTRDFASLNVKADPAAVKLADDEVKAYYDEHAKEFMTPDQVVIDYLELKKASFFDQVSVKDEDLQAAYQKETANLSEQRRAAHILIEVNDKVTEAQAKARIEEVQARLAKGEKFEALAKEFSQDPGSANNGGDLGYAGPGVYDPAFETALYALAKDQVSAPVRTDFGFHLIKLLGVEAPEVPTLASLKDKLTRELKTQQVEQRFVEATKQLEDSSFEASDLAQPAQDLKLTVHTSKPFGREGGEGVAANRAVVTAAFSPEVLDEGANSTAIELDPETVIVLRAKEHLKPAQLPLESVAASIRVQLAKEHASAAAKTKAEELIVSLRDGKTALDKAIDGQSWKVTQAATRGQEGVDPTVLQALFRMPKPVAKDKPTFSSVTLADGSLVIVRLNSVNEAAAPTEEEKAQYRRFLASRIGQQDFAAYRKLLESEAEIKRF is encoded by the coding sequence ATGCTGCAGAATATCAGGGACAATTCACAAGGCTGGATTGCCAAGACCATTATCGGGATCATCGTTGTACTGATGGCTTTCACCGGTATCGAGGCCATTTTCCAGGCGACGACCAACAGCCAGGACGCGGCCAAGGTCAATGGTGAAGAAATCAGTCAAAACGAGCTGAGCCAGGCGGTTGATATGCAACGCCGTCAGCTCATGCAACAGCTTGGCAAGGATTTCGATGCTTCCTTGCTCGATGAAAAAATGCTGCGCGAATCGGCCCTCAAAGGCCTGATCGACCGCAAGTTGCTGCTGCAAGGCGCAGAAAATTCGAAGTTCGCTTTTTCCGAAGCTGCTTTGGACCAGGTGATCCTTCAAACACCTGAATTCCAGGTTGATGGCAAGTTCAGCCCAGAGCGTTTCGACCAGGTTATTCGCCAACTCGGCTACAGCCGCATGCAATTCCGCCAGATGCTGGCTCAGGAAATGTTGATCGGTCAGCTGCGCGCTGGTCTGGCAGGTAGCGGTTTCGTCACCGACGCACAGGTTCTGGCATTCGCCCGTCTGGAAAAACAGACCCGCGATTTCGCTTCGCTGAACGTCAAGGCTGACCCGGCGGCTGTGAAGCTGGCCGACGATGAAGTCAAAGCCTACTACGACGAACACGCCAAGGAATTCATGACGCCGGATCAGGTGGTCATTGATTACCTGGAGTTGAAGAAGGCTTCCTTCTTTGATCAGGTCAGCGTCAAGGACGAGGACCTGCAAGCGGCGTATCAGAAAGAAACCGCGAACCTGTCTGAACAACGCCGGGCCGCGCACATTCTGATCGAAGTGAACGACAAGGTGACCGAAGCGCAAGCCAAGGCCAGGATCGAAGAGGTCCAGGCACGCCTGGCAAAAGGCGAGAAGTTCGAGGCTCTGGCCAAGGAATTCTCCCAGGACCCGGGTTCGGCCAACAACGGCGGCGACCTCGGATACGCAGGTCCTGGTGTCTACGATCCAGCCTTCGAAACAGCGCTGTATGCGTTGGCCAAGGATCAGGTTTCGGCGCCGGTTCGCACCGACTTCGGTTTCCACCTGATCAAGCTGTTGGGTGTCGAAGCGCCTGAAGTGCCGACGCTCGCCAGCCTGAAAGACAAGCTGACCCGTGAGCTGAAAACCCAGCAGGTCGAGCAGCGTTTCGTCGAGGCGACCAAGCAACTGGAAGACTCGTCGTTCGAAGCCTCCGATCTGGCTCAGCCGGCGCAGGACCTGAAGCTCACTGTTCATACGTCCAAACCGTTCGGCCGTGAAGGTGGCGAAGGTGTTGCGGCCAACCGTGCCGTGGTCACTGCTGCGTTCAGCCCTGAAGTGCTGGATGAGGGTGCCAACAGTACCGCCATCGAGCTCGATCCGGAAACCGTGATCGTGCTGCGCGCCAAGGAACACCTGAAGCCTGCGCAACTACCGCTGGAAAGCGTGGCTGCCAGCATTCGCGTGCAATTGGCCAAGGAGCACGCCAGTGCTGCCGCCAAGACCAAGGCTGAAGAGCTGATTGTCAGCCTGCGCGATGGCAAGACTGCGCTGGACAAGGCGATCGACGGTCAGAGCTGGAAAGTGACCCAGGCAGCTACTCGTGGCCAGGAAGGGGTTGACCCAACCGTGCTGCAGGCGCTGTTCCGCATGCCCAAGCCTGTCGCCAAGGACAAGCCGACCTTCAGCAGCGTGACCCTGGCCGATGGTAGCCTGGTGATTGTGCGTCTGAACAGCGTGAACGAAGCGGCTGCGCCGACCGAAGAAGAGAAGGCTCAATACCGTCGCTTCCTCGCCTCGCGTATCGGCCAGCAAGACTTTGCTGCTTACCGCAAGCTGCTTGAAAGCGAGGCTGAGATCAAGCGCTTCTGA
- a CDS encoding HU family DNA-binding protein yields MNKSELIDAIAASADIPKAAAGRALDAVIESVTGALKAGDSVVLVGFGTFSVTDRPARIGRNPQTGKTLEIAAAKKPGFKAGKALKEAVN; encoded by the coding sequence GTGAACAAGTCGGAACTGATTGATGCTATCGCTGCATCCGCTGATATCCCGAAAGCTGCTGCTGGCCGTGCGCTGGACGCTGTAATCGAATCCGTCACTGGCGCTCTCAAGGCTGGCGACTCTGTTGTTCTGGTTGGTTTCGGTACTTTCTCCGTCACCGATCGTCCAGCTCGCATTGGTCGTAACCCACAGACCGGTAAGACGCTGGAAATTGCAGCCGCTAAAAAACCAGGTTTCAAAGCCGGTAAAGCGCTGAAAGAAGCTGTTAACTAA
- the lon gene encoding endopeptidase La — MKTTIELPLLPLRDVVVYPHMVIPLFVGREKSIEALEAAMTGDKQILLLAQRNPADDDPGEDALYRVGTIATVLQLLKLPDGTVKVLVEGEQRGAVERFSEVDGHCRAEVSLIDEVDAPERESEVFVRSLLAQFEQYVQLGKKVPAEVLSSLNSIDEPGRLVDTMAAHMALKIEQKQEILEIIDLSARVEHVLALLDAEIDLLQVEKRIRGRVKKQMERSQREYYLNEQMKAIQKELGDSDEGHNEIEELKKRIDAAGLPKDALAKAQGELNKLKQMSPMSAEATVVRSYIDWLVQVPWKAQSKVRLDLARAEDILDADHYGLEEVKERILEYLAVQKRVKKIRGPVLCLVGPPGVGKTSLAESIAHATNRKFVRMALGGVRDEAEIRGHRRTYIGSMPGRLIQKMTKVGVRNPLFLLDEIDKMGSDMRGDPASALLEVLDPEQNHNFNDHYLEVDYDLSDVMFLCTSNSMNIPPALLDRMEVIRLPGYTEDEKINIAVKYLSPKQITANGLKKGELEFDAEAIRDIIRYYTREAGVRGLERQIAKVCRKAVKEHAMEKRFSVKVTAEMLEHFLGVRKFRYGLAESQDQIGQVTGLAWTQVGGELLTIEAAVVPGKGQLIKTGSLGDVMVESITAALTVVRSRAKSLGIPLDFHEKRDTHIHMPEGATPKDGPSAGVGMCTALVSALTGIPVRADVAMTGEITLRGQVLAIGGLKEKLLAAHRGGIKTVIIPEENVRDLKEIPDNIKQDLQIKPVKWIDEVLQIALQYAPEPLPDVAPEIVAKDEKRESDSKERISTH, encoded by the coding sequence ATGAAGACAACCATCGAATTGCCTCTCCTGCCATTGCGTGATGTTGTGGTTTATCCGCACATGGTTATCCCGCTGTTCGTGGGGCGCGAGAAATCCATCGAAGCCCTCGAGGCAGCGATGACGGGCGACAAGCAGATCCTTCTGCTGGCTCAGAGAAACCCTGCTGACGACGATCCCGGTGAAGATGCACTTTATCGCGTAGGTACCATTGCTACCGTTCTACAGCTGCTCAAGCTGCCGGACGGTACGGTCAAGGTTTTGGTCGAAGGTGAGCAGCGGGGCGCCGTTGAGCGTTTCAGCGAAGTGGACGGCCACTGCCGTGCCGAAGTCTCATTGATCGACGAAGTCGACGCGCCAGAGCGCGAGTCGGAAGTGTTCGTACGCAGCCTGCTGGCTCAGTTCGAACAATATGTGCAGTTGGGCAAGAAAGTCCCGGCTGAAGTCCTGTCGTCGCTCAACAGCATCGACGAACCAGGCCGCCTGGTCGACACCATGGCCGCACACATGGCCCTGAAGATCGAGCAGAAGCAGGAAATCCTCGAAATCATTGATTTGTCGGCCCGGGTCGAGCACGTTCTGGCGTTGCTGGATGCCGAGATCGACCTGCTGCAAGTCGAAAAACGCATTCGCGGTCGCGTCAAAAAACAAATGGAGCGCAGCCAGCGCGAGTACTACCTGAATGAGCAGATGAAGGCCATTCAGAAAGAGCTCGGCGACAGCGACGAAGGCCATAACGAAATCGAAGAGCTGAAAAAACGCATCGATGCCGCCGGTCTGCCGAAAGACGCCTTGGCCAAAGCCCAGGGCGAACTGAACAAGTTAAAACAAATGTCGCCAATGTCTGCGGAAGCGACCGTGGTGCGCTCGTATATTGACTGGCTGGTTCAGGTGCCGTGGAAGGCGCAGAGCAAAGTGCGTCTGGATCTGGCGCGCGCTGAAGACATTCTCGATGCAGACCACTATGGTCTGGAAGAAGTCAAAGAACGGATCCTCGAATATCTCGCCGTGCAAAAACGCGTGAAGAAAATTCGTGGTCCGGTGTTGTGCCTGGTCGGTCCTCCTGGGGTGGGTAAAACCTCTCTGGCGGAGTCGATTGCTCACGCCACCAACCGCAAATTCGTGCGCATGGCCCTCGGTGGTGTGCGTGATGAAGCGGAAATTCGTGGTCATCGCCGTACTTATATCGGTTCGATGCCGGGAAGATTGATTCAAAAGATGACAAAAGTGGGTGTCCGCAACCCGCTGTTCCTGCTCGATGAAATCGACAAAATGGGCAGCGACATGCGTGGCGATCCGGCGTCGGCGTTGCTGGAAGTGCTCGACCCTGAGCAGAACCACAACTTCAACGATCACTATCTGGAAGTCGACTACGACCTGTCCGATGTGATGTTCCTTTGCACCTCGAACTCCATGAACATTCCACCAGCCCTGCTGGACCGGATGGAAGTGATTCGTCTGCCGGGTTACACCGAAGACGAAAAGATCAACATCGCCGTCAAATACCTTTCACCAAAGCAGATTACTGCCAACGGTTTGAAAAAAGGCGAGCTGGAATTCGACGCCGAAGCGATCCGTGACATCATCCGCTACTACACTCGCGAAGCCGGTGTGCGTGGGCTGGAGCGCCAGATTGCCAAGGTTTGCCGCAAGGCGGTCAAAGAGCATGCAATGGAAAAACGCTTCTCGGTGAAGGTCACTGCCGAGATGCTGGAACACTTCCTGGGCGTGCGCAAATTCCGTTACGGTCTGGCTGAATCGCAGGATCAGATCGGTCAGGTCACCGGGCTGGCGTGGACTCAGGTGGGTGGCGAATTGCTGACTATCGAAGCCGCAGTCGTGCCGGGTAAAGGCCAGTTGATCAAAACCGGTTCTTTGGGTGACGTCATGGTCGAATCGATCACTGCGGCCCTGACCGTTGTTCGCAGTCGCGCGAAGAGCCTGGGGATTCCCCTGGACTTCCATGAGAAGCGCGACACGCACATCCATATGCCGGAAGGGGCGACCCCGAAGGACGGCCCTAGTGCCGGGGTGGGCATGTGCACGGCTCTGGTGTCGGCATTGACCGGGATCCCTGTGCGTGCGGACGTTGCGATGACTGGCGAAATTACGCTGCGTGGTCAGGTGCTGGCGATTGGCGGTTTGAAAGAAAAACTGCTCGCTGCTCACCGCGGCGGAATCAAGACCGTGATCATTCCTGAAGAGAACGTACGCGATCTGAAGGAAATTCCTGACAATATCAAGCAAGATCTTCAGATTAAACCGGTTAAATGGATTGACGAGGTCCTGCAAATTGCGCTGCAATACGCGCCGGAGCCCTTGCCAGATGTAGCTCCAGAGATAGTTGCAAAGGATGAAAAACGCGAGTCTGACTCTAAGGAAAGAATTAGCACGCATTAA